The Cryptomeria japonica chromosome 2, Sugi_1.0, whole genome shotgun sequence region CTATTTCTTCTGTAACTCTGCCACAAGGTTTCATCTGGTCTGCCACCATAACCTTAACCTTACTACCATCCAGTACCACCTTTCTATCAGGCCTATCCACAAGATCCTTCTGCAAATCCATGCCACCATCCAGTGCAACCTCTGCAACCTACTTCTCAGCACTGCAAATCTTCTCAAGACTCAAAGtcctcacttccttctctttctccctcaaaGAAGTCaaagtgaacttctgcccatccttctcaatagtgatcaagtttcttctacaatcataaataggtcctctatcaaattgccaaggtctacccaacaaaacatgacaagcactcatagacaaaacatcacacaagacttcatctctgaaaggcccaatattaaaattcaccaaacactgttcTTTCACTTCTACCTtctgatcatcttgcaaccaactcaccttgtaagggAAATGGTGTTTAAGCCTTTTCAGAGCAAGCTTCTCAATCATCTCcccagataccaaattatcaatacttccactatccacaataaccttacaaaaCTTACCACTTGATTTACATATAGTCCGAAAAATATTCTTCCTTTGAGTAGGTCTGGTATCATCACTGCTATTCTCTACCAAGGCTCTTCTAAACATAAGAGATTCTCCCTACCCCGATTCCCATTCAACTCTGATAACTATAGCTTCCtgatcctcatttgccacacattTCCTTGTCATTCCATGCTTACACTCATAAGACATATGTATGGTTTCTCCACACCTAAAACATCTACCCGAAAATTAATTGATGCTGCTGCCATTGCCTTTTCTTTGTGTCTTATGATCCaattctttattccacttaggtgTTGGTTCTTCTTCCACATTCTGCTTCTCTATACTGCAATTCATCTACCCTTTATATCTCTCTTTTCCTTCagggttattttgttgtcttcttttcactttctcctcagccttcaaagcatattggtaagcctcctcaactatagaaatcttcagtatactcatctcatcttgaatgttaaatgcaagtccatttatgtacctagcCACTTTCTCCCTATCCATCtgtctatgtctagatctaatcatcaccttgtagaatttgttagtatactccttcacactcattTTCCTCTGCTTCAAGTTCTGTAACTTCTTGAaaaactccaactcatagtctcttgaAATGAATTTAATCAATCTTGCAACTATTTGCCTCCACCGGATGCTCTTTATCtctccattctccactctatctctatgcaactctttccaccataaagaagcatgccctttcaatttagtttgtgTTGATCGAACCCTCTGTGGTTCTTTAGTATCCTCAAACTCTAAAtattcctccaactctctgatccactCTATCAAGTCTTCTAGATTCATTGTACCTGAAAAGTTAGAAATCTCGACTTTATGAATTTTACTCACTTGTGCCATTGATCTAGGGAATATTTCTTCTCTCTCATCTTCTCGTCGTTTAGCCTCTTCAACCTCAAACTCTTCACCCGCCTCTTCATTCTCATCCATTGATTCCAGATTTCTCCACAAACTAGCGAATGCAttttggatctcattcctcatctcatttatGAAATCCTTCATCATCTTTTCTACCCTCCTCACGTTCATCCTTCTTAGCGACATCTCCTCTTTTTCTCTGGTGCAACTGCCTCCTCTGCGAAATGACTACAAGTTCCAATTGCCTCACACTTGGCACTCTATTGAAAATGATCACAGCCTGCCTCAACTCGAtgatctattcacccaaaggaatgccttaaGATTCGCAACCAACACTGATACCATATGACACATCCATAATCTGGAGGGACCTAAAAGAGAACAATCCAagtcatgtagcaagagtaacacaatggaagaaacaacaacaaatagagaaaatattgttggaagtgaagtccaacgaaCTCCTTCatcttgccgccaaaactcttgtctcttcaacttctccttgcaagctctttaagagttgATTGTATTTCATTTGTAGAGTGATTTTTTGGAGCTGCTTGCAACTGTGTATGTGTGTAAACTAGCTTGgttattaatctattgattcccctgcttcaagtgtggacgtaggcaattgTCGAACCACAATAAATTTGTGTGTCTCATTTCCCTGTGTTGTGtgtttataattttgttttatctgttgtttaaatttgtttcttcatcctaacaattggtatcagagtgaggttagaTCGTTGTTaagattttggtggttgaaattctagaatcatggaagaagcgaagatagagaagttctctggTCAAAGCTTCGGGttatggaaggtgcagatggagtctttgTTGATAAAGCAAGAACTTTCATTCGTGCTTGAAGGGAAAAAGAAGAAGCCAACTGCGATGGCTGATGAAGAATGGTaaaaattagacaagaaggcaagagcgacaatttttctctcgctatccaacaatgttctcttcaatgtcacgggtgatgcaacaataaaagatgtatgggatagactCACAGCCATGTATGAAATGGTATCGACTACAaataaagtgtttatcatgaagCGCTTGTACAAACTGAAAAAAAAGGAAGGTTGTactatggcaaaccacatcaatgaatttaatacattaatTAGTCAAGCAACTTCgatggggatgacacaagatgatgagagaaaggCTATTCTTTTATTATGTTCTTTGCCAAGCAGCTAGGATGGCGTTGTAACAGTagttagcacatctatatccggtaaaaataatttaatttttaatgatgTAGCATCTACTCTTCTCagtgaggatttgagaagaaagaatgatgaaccttcatctgGTGAAGCCTTAACGGTGGTCAGCACCAaaaatagaggtagaagtcataatagagacataaataattaccatagacattcgaaatcagcaaggagattgaagtgtagaaacataaatggtgaatgttggttttgtggcaaagctggtcatgtgaagaaggattgtagaaacttGAAAAGGGCACAAGAGAGGGTGCGAGACAGCAAAGCAAATACAGTCTACgataaagatgatagtgtactaatcctttcaacaaccgacactGCTCTGGATTCATGGATGCTTGATTCTGGtgcctcccatcatgctacctcttgtcttgaagcattcattaattaccatgaaggtcattttggaaatgttttcttagaagataacaaagcttgtgaaattacaggcaaaggggatgtattgtTGCCATTAGAAGTTGGTAAAACAgggctgctcaaagatgttcgccatgtcccaaaattgaagcagaatttgatatccgttggatagctctttgatcaaggtcttaatgtaaattttctcctggatacatggaaggtaactcatggtaccatgttgattgcaaatggtaataaagtgggtagtttatacatatttaagactcatggtgaagtgggagctgcaatggtgattgaggacaacaaagcggatctttggcatcaaagacttgggcataTTAGAAAGAAAGGACTCCATGCTATGCATACAAGAAATAAGCTACCGGGCCTCAAActtgttgacttagccttttgtgaacattgcctttatggcaaacaaaagagagtcaattttttgaaaggtgggcgtgacacaaagacaacaccgctGGAGCTTATATACGCGGATGTTTTTgggcctaccgaggtaacctccattggaggagctaactattttgtcacctttcttgatgattgtacaagaaaagtatggatttatatgctttctaggaaatctgaagtcttttcaaaatttaaaattttcaaagctttagttgaaaatcagattgggcataagattaaaTGTTTACAAACCGAtagtggtggagaattttgttcacatgaatttgatgatttttgtgctgataatgggattagaagaatcaaggttgttcctttcactcctcaagaaaatggtgcagtcgagaggatgaatagaacaattcttgAAAAGGCATGATGTATGTTGTCTAATGTAGGTCTATGCAACAAATTTTGGGTAGAAGCGTGTAACACAACAGTGCATTTAATCAACCGAAGTCCCTCATCTAAATTGTACTTTGGTATTCCGAAAGAGGAATGgaaagggaagaggatttcatactcacatcttcatgtgtttggCTGTGAAGCCTTCTCACATATACCCAAGGAGAAGCGAaccaaattggatccaaagtcacttaaatgtatttttgtggggtatggcgaagagcaatttggtttcagattgtgggatcCAGTTCACAAAAATATTGTTCGTAGCAAGGATGTAATTTTCCATGAGACCTTCCCCGCGCTACAAGATTCAAATAAATCAGAGAAAAAATATGTCcctatgtctttgtttcaaaatttgactaCCAGCACTCTACCTCTGgtctctcattcagtgggagcCCCTATGACATCTACCTTAGTTGAATATAGTTCTTAGactgagaatgatgaagaagaCAGTATCCTTTATGAAAGCCCACTGTCGTTTGAAACAGCACCTTGTGAAGAACTGGACACGATTTCACAGTCTTCAAAGGTTTGCAAGAAGAATCCTTTTGTGCCACGGCCTGCATCGCAATCCACTTTACTTGCACGACATAGTTTGCACACCTCACGGTGCCCTACATCTCTGTCTCCACACCCAGTAGTATGTTCTTCTCTACGAGCTCCATGCAATCCTTCTCCGTGAGCTCCTTGCAGTCCTTCCCACAAGCTCCCCACTGGCGCTCTCTCCACGGGCTCCCCACCCCATGGGCCCTCCCTACTCTTTCCCCTATGCTCACATGTATCCACGGGGCTTGTGCCACCACCGCATGGCTTCCCTGCCATCAGTGATGTGGCAGTCCCCTCTCGTAGACCCCTGCTCACTCATCCAACGCAGGCAGAGAAAGACGTCTCTGCGGACCCTATCTCCCACGACTTGCCTGAACCCAATGTGGACAAAAATCCACAGGTCGTTGATTGCCCCTGTAGACAGGGAAATTAGCAATGAAACTACCGGGCGAATTAACACTGGGCATGATATCTACTCGCATAAACAAAGATCACTTAAATTGAATAATTCTACTACTGCAGCAGAGagtcaattgaggaaatcaacCAGACAGAGGCGACCTCCTGCAAAGTTCTCCAACTATGATTTATTGTTTTGTGAAGAAGATGAACCTACCTTGCTAATCTCTGATCAAACAAAGCCTACAACatacaaagaagcttgtaaaaATGCAGATTGTGATAACTGGCACGCtgcaatgtgcgaagaaatggaTGCACTATTGCAAAAtgagacatgggatttggtgccacttccacctaacagaaaggcattaagaaataaatgggtgtataaACTCAAAGATGAAGTCGGTGGTTGCAAAAGATTTTGAGCAAGACTagttgtaaagggatatgctcagcagcaagacctcgacttcaaagaaattttctcgccaatagtcaaaatgactaccatccgagcagTATTGGGCTTAGTTGCAGCCTGGGATCCTGAACTTGAACAACTAGATGTGAAGACGACATTTCTTCATGGTTATCTTGATGAGGAACTATTTATGCATCAACCGAaagggttcattaaaaaggggTAGGAACACCTCTGTTGTAGATTGAAACatagtttgtatgggcttaagaaAGCCTCTTGCcaatggtatcttaaatttgacaaattcatgattgatcacaagtttactcgtagcgagtctgatccttgtatctaCTTTAAAAAGCTTCCTATGGCGAATTTGTCACACTTCTCCTTTAcgtggatgatatgctagtgacCGGAACAAGCATGAAgattgtgagtgaacttaaaactcacttagcaaaggaatttgccatgaaagatttaggggcagcaaagaagattctaggaatgactatttttcgggataggaaaaagagagaactcaaactatctcagcaagattacattaaaaaattattggacagatttggtatggAAGATGCTAAGTCTGTTTGCAtacccttagcctctcatttttcaattgtcttctcaattgtctccaaaaacacaagaaaataaggagtttatggacaaaattccatacaaatctacAATTGGTAGCCTTATGTACGCTATGGTGTCTACTCGTCCGGACATTTCTCATGTCGTGGGAgtggtgagcagatttatggctaatccgGGAAAATCACATTGGGAGGTGGTCAAGTATATCTTGTGGTATCTCAAtggtacttctgatttttgtttatggtttggaaaggacaaggtagttttgcaagggtttattgattctgattttgctggagatttagacaaaagaaagtctacttcaAGTTATTCTTTCACATTCGCTAGGGAAGtgattagttgggcttcaaaattgcaacatacagtAGCTCAATCAACTGCAGAGgctgaatacatagctctttcagagggagcaaaagagatggtatggttgcaactcttatTCAACGAGTTGtgtttgaagcaatcagattttgctttgttttgtgataatagaagtgccatctttatgactaaacatcagacatctcagcctcggtcaaaacatgttgatgttcacaGTCATTATGTTTGCCATATGGTcaaagaaggcaagtttcatgtagataaaattcatacCGACAAGAATTCGGCTGATGTGCTCACTAATgtagttaagtgggagaagttcaatTTCTGCCGAGCTTCTCTCggcctttccaataactgatagcaAGATTGAGTATgggaatctacttgttgcagcAGTCGTTGGCcttcaatgggagattgttggaagtgaagtccaacggactccttcatcttgccgccaaaactcttggctcttcatcttcttcttgcaagctctttaagagttgATTGTATTTCATTTGTAGAGTGGTTTTCTTGAGCTGCTTGCAGTTGTGTATGTGTGTAAACCAGATTAgttattaatctattgattcccctgcttcaagtgtggatgtaggcaattgccgaaccatgataaatctgtgtgtctcattTATATGTGTTGTGTGTTTATAATTCTGTAATATTTGTTGTTTAAATtcgtttcttcatcctaacaaatACAAAATCATatatctgcatcatcatatattcatcacaaAACATCCAATAACATCCGCgctacatgcaggctaacatgcctaGTTACATCAGACATTACAGAATACAATCTATCTAGAAATCCAAGAGGTATCCAAATTACaagctatgaatctagatcatcaTATTTCTTCGATATCCCCCCAAAGGATCACatacaataatatatataccaTCCATAACACATCCAAGTCGGCGACAAAAGATTACattaaccaaggaaggaaaatgaaacgtgtaaaataggttAGCCCCAAGACATGAAGATCTCATCCGCCAAGAACAATCAAGAATTGTGGACCACATAGGAAGGTCGACCAAGGGCCTAAGAACATCGTGTGTTGTCCCAAATAGATCCACAAGCCAATAAATCGCTCCGCACAAGAAGAAATTTCCAACATAAACGATAAGCTCAAAACTACTCCAGAACCAAGAAACAAACGCTCTGGAAGGAATAACTTGCTAGAAAAGAATTCAAATGAAATGGAAATctggaatgatgaacaagaacAAGGGTGGAAGCTAGATATTCGATCCACAATGAAAAAGAAATTGCTACCAGAAAACACTAAAAGAACACAAAAACTACAACATTGaattgaacaagaacaaaactaaaaggaaacatttttttttgttgatgcaagattgctcattgaccagGAATGCTCCTGTATCAATGTTATTATATGTTTAAAAGTTTACTAAGGGAGAGAGCCCTATGGTGGTGAGGGCTATGTTCACACCTCCCGAAATCTATCTCAAATATTTAAAAAAGTTTGAATTTTGTATATCTTGTTTGTCAATTACCTTACTTTTAAAAATGGGTTTTAAGTTcacatggtcaaatatgatgccacatcacatgcctcttttgccaaggtgtccaaaatggtcccaaaaGGAAATAAGACTCATAGTTGTATACTAAGTCATGTTTATTGGTGTGTTGATGTGGTGTCACATGATTCATTGCTTTTTAAAATTTGTTGCAATCTTTTAAGGGATAAGTACTCACATGACACTTTTTTGTGCCCCACTAATAGACTAATTGTAACCCACTAGTAAAATAATTTTGCCTAATTAATATCCCAAGTAAAAGGCCCTGCACCACCATGGGACCCTCTCCCTTGTCAGATTATGAACATTAAGTCAGTTTTTAGATTATTATTCTTTAATATAtctaatttaatattaaaaaaacttaaccagttaaaatttatttattttattataagtaagaaataaagttactctaattaaaaatataatatttcaaaTAAAACAACGAGTAAATTTCCTTCTCTACGTCGCGGCCAGGCTCGAACCCATGGAGCTGCAACGGCTAGAAATGTCGCATGCCAAAATAGAATGCGAAAACTTGTCAAAGCAGCAAGAAGCAAATTAGCTTCGACGAAAATCCCACTCGTAAAGAAATCTCAGTGGCATTAAATGGCCTTTTTCAATGGGCCCAACTTGTGGAACATGCTTAGATTATCTCTCTACGCATACAATTTTACGAGAAATGGGAAATTGGGCATAGTATAGATGCCACAGTGCCAGAAAGATAAGAACGTCAGGCATCTGTGGAAAATGATGTTAAAGAAGAAAGATCTGGGCCATGTGTAGACCCGCACAGCACGGCATGCTCAAGATATCTTCACCAATAGAAAGAGAATGGGAGAGATGCTATAAGCACATTTAAAAAACCGTGCACCTATCGAGTGCTTTTGTGAGATCATTATTTTGACACAATTGATCGAGAGTTGGTACTCAATAATTTCCTTTTCGTTAGGAGACTGTTTGCGTTTGGCAGATGGAAGCCGCCATTATTCAACTAGTTAGCGAGGCTATACCCAGTTTCATCAAAACATTTGTGAAAGAGATTAAGCACCTAATCAATTTGCCCAACGATGCCAAATACCTCCGCGAAAAGCTTGATCGTGTGAAGAGCATAGTAGATGATATCAACAATCAGCTAAGGACGCAAGGTCGACAGCCTTTGTCAGTCGTGAAGAATTGGCTCAACACACAAGAGCCAATCGTTAAATCCGCTGAAGAGGTGTTTCGCCAGTACGAAGAAAACAAGCACCATCGCTTGTGTTGCTGCTGCCCTAACTGTTGCTTTCTCCGAAGATCCAGTGGAAAAATCCTGAAGTCTATTAAGGAGATAGATGGGCTTCTGAAGACAAAGGAGTCAGATTTTCCCAAGAATGGAGATCTGGGAGAGCCTCTGAAGACGCTGGCGCAGCCCATGGAGAACGAGCTGGTGGGCACATATGCTCAGGAGAAGCTGTTGGAGTTGAAGACGTGGCTACTGGACGATCAATCTGTTCGTGTTGTTGGTATCTATGGAATGCCCGGCGTGGGAAAGACGGCCTTGCTCAAACACATCAACAACAATGAAAAGGTAGTGGATTTCTTTAAGCTTGTGATCTGGCTTACTGTGTCCAGAGACTCCAATGAATCTGATCTCCAGAGGCGCATTTTTGAGAGAATTGAATTGCCTTGGCAATGCAATTATAGCATTGACGAGGCTGCAGGGAAGTTGCATTCAGTTTTCAAGGAGAAGCCACTGCTGCTCATTTTGGACGATGTGTGGAGAAGAATCGATGTTTCCAAATTGGGGATTTCACTTTTGGAGAACAAATCAAAAGTTGTGCTGACTTCCAGGGATAGAGAGGTGTGCAACAgcatggatgtagacaaaatgattctaatgaagaaacTCTCGGAGGAAGATGGTTGGGTACTTTTCTGCAGAGGAGCCTTCCGAGCTAGCGCGGATCAGAATATAGATAGCGAGATTGAGCCCTTCGCAAAAGGGATTGCAAAGGAGTGTAAAGGGCATCCCCTCGCCATTAAGACACTTGCCCGGACAATGCCGAAGCTTGACAAGAGTACGCCATCTCAATGGAAATACATTCTGGACGAGCTAAAGGCGATTGACCCCCAGTTTTATCGCATTCATGAGGAGATTCTGAGGGAATTATTCAGCCCGCTGAAGCGCAGCTACGATGCTCTGGAAACAGATGAGCTGAAGCTTTGTTTCCTGTATGTGGCCGCTTACAGAGAAGATGAGGAAATCGACGCAGATCAATTGATACAATTGTGGTTGGCCGAAGGCCTAGTGAAAAGCAGAGAGCAGGGTCGCCATTCTTTTCTCAAGATCTTGGCCGACCGATGTTTGGTTGAGATTGAGGTTAAAGAGGAAAACGGCCTTGATATTTGGAAAGTGAAAATTCACGATGTGCTAAGAGATATGGCGGTACAAATCGCTGAGGTCGACCGGAATATCCTGTTCCGTGCGGGACAGAGTCTAACCGGCATTCCAGACTCTGCAAGAGCAACATCGGTGAGGATATCACTGATGCATAACCATATCAGATATCTGCCTCAAAATTTTCAATGCACGGAGTTGGTGACACTGTTGTTGAGCTGGAACACAGTTGAAGAAATTCCAGAGGGATTTCtggagaagctgaatatgttgaagGTGCTTGATCTCAGCAACACGCCCATCAAATCCTTGCCAAAGTCCATCAAGCAACTGCAGAATCTCCTCTATCTGCAGCTTTCAAATACCCAGATTAAGGTAATCCCTCATCAAACATTTGAGCTGAGTAGACTGCAGTTTTTAGATCTTTCTTTCTCCCATCTTAAGAATATTCCATCCGTGATAAACAAGCTCAAATTTCTCCGAATTCTTAAGTTAGCCCACTGTTATGATTTGGAGTTAGTTTCACCCGACATATCACAGCTCACTAGTTTGGAAGACCTTGACTTGTGGAAGTCAACAATGTTTGCATATTCACGGGAGGTGAGAATAGGAGGGGAATTAAGGGAGGCTTCCTTGCAAGACATCTGCAAACTCCATAATCTCAAGCGTCTGCGTCTATCCCTAAAATCCCCAATTGAGGAGAAAACAGTGGGGAACCTGGTAGAGCTTCAAGAACTTTGGCTAGTTTGGATGCCCCAAGTCCATCAAACAAATCTACCCACTGACATGCGGGCCATGCACAACCTAGAGAGACTCCACCTGTATGATTGCCACAATGAGGGAACACCTGATTTATTCTCAGGATTAAAAAATCTCAAGTACTTAAAGCTGAACTCTTCTCAAATACTACTCAATCTTTCCGGATTAGGGTTAGGCATACTATCCAATTTGAAGGAAATAGAGATTGAGAAATGCCTTCAGCTCAAACAGTTGGGAGATGAATTCGGGAGGGAAGGTTGCTTTCCAAAGCTGCGCAAGCTCAAACTGTGGATGTTACCTTCTCTGGAGAGTCTGTGTAGTTCCGTCGAACAAGGGGCTCTTCCCATGTTGCAGACTTTAACTTTATTCCGTTGTATGAAAGTTAAAGTACTGCCATTGGGTCTTCATAATATCAAGTCTCTGATACAGATCAAAGCAGAGAAGGAATGGTGGAATGAAATTAGCTGGAAAAATGAAGAGATGAAGATTCATCTTCATACTAAGTACGCGGAAATCGTAGAAGTCCATGAAAATTATCATGTTTAACCCAAAATTTTCCAGTAAGTAATTGCTTGTACGAATTATAAGTTGTTTATTTTGCAAAGTATTGCTTGTGTGCAATAATGTAATTAAGGACTTTATGCTGCAAAAAGCTGGAAGCTGGATATTGTGATTATACCATCGTGTTGTGCAGGGATTACTATAATGTTTGAAACGCGTgggtattttttattttgtaaatttaattattttcatgaCTGGGAAGTGATTAAGATATAGAGAATTGACCCATTCATTAAGTTTGGGGTATCATTTCGAATTGGATATTGTTAATAATCTTTGTAAGGCATTCATATATCTATAGTTATTGTTTGTAGAATAATCATTGATTTGGCCATGTAAGTTGAAGTATTGCATAATTTCTAGTTGGATCTAGTAGAACTACCACTTTGTAATAAGTTCAAcatcatataaaattctattaaAGACTTCTTAATTTTCTTATTTTTCTGGTTGCTTAATAAAGATTAAATGATGTAGATTTCTTATATTGTTAAGAAATAGGAAGTCTC contains the following coding sequences:
- the LOC131063271 gene encoding uncharacterized protein LOC131063271 translates to MKDLDFPKNGELGEPLVTLVHPTDSELVGKFVHEKLLELQTWLLEDNSVRVVGVYGMPGVGKTAVLKQINNNEKVVKFFKPVIWVTVSGDSDISALQRRICERIELPWQSGCSIDEAAGMLHSVFKERRLLLILDDVWKSIDVSNLGISLSDNKTEVVLTSRDKEVCKGMKADRMIGMKHLSDEEGWELFCRGAFVAGKDQNMDIEIEHFARSIAKECKGHPLAIKTLARTMPQLQDSRASEWKYILNQLKAIDPLFYRIHQEILRDLFNPLKHSYDALQTDELKLCFLYLAAYREDEAIDADQLIELWLAEGLVKSREDGRHGFLKTLASRCLVEIEVKEESGLEICEVKIHDVLRDMAVHIAEIDQNTLFRAGQSLTEFPKSASATSVRISLMHNRIRFLPETFDCANLLTLFLSWNTVEEVPEGFLEKLNMLKVLDLSNTPIKSLPKSIDRMKHLLYLQLSNTQIKVIPRQIFELSTVQVLDLSFSPLKSIPSMINKLKSLQILKLAHCYDLEFVSCEISKLTGLEELDMWQSTTFAYSEEERKGGELREASLQDVCKLHRLKRLRLTLKSPIKERTVGNLVELQELWLLWRPEVRQTHLPTDMLAMHNLERLHLYDCDIEETPDLFSGLKNLKYIKLNSSQILLTLSGLGLGGLSCLKEIEVEKCLQLKELGEDFARKGCFPNLRKLKLWTLPSVERLCTSVEEGALPMLQALAMFRCMKVKALPLGFDKLNSLRQIRGDKEWWNEIRWENEEMKKHLQARYVEILENPLINTSSSLIPSNCCPRMYKLLDILPTSSPLALSPRAPHPMGPPYSFPYAHMYPRGLCHHRMASLPSVMWQSPLVDPCSLIQRRQRKTSLRTLSPTTCLNPMWTKIHRSLIAPVDREISNETTGRINTGHDIYSHKQRSLKLNNSTTAAESQLRKSTRQRRPPAKFSNYDLLFCEEDEPTLLISDQTKPTTYKEACKNADCDNWHAAMCEEMDALLQNETWDLETVCVWQMEAAIIQLVSEAIPSFIKTFVKEIKHLINLPNDAKYLREKLDRVKSIVDDINNQLRTQGRQPLSVVKNWLNTQEPIVKSAEEVFRQYEENKHHRLCCCCPNCCFLRRSSGKILKSIKEIDGLLKTKESDFPKNGDLGEPLKTLAQPMENELVGTYAQEKLLELKTWLLDDQSVRVVGIYGMPGVGKTALLKHINNNEKVVDFFKLVIWLTVSRDSNESDLQRRIFERIELPWQCNYSIDEAAGKLHSVFKEKPLLLILDDVWRRIDVSKLGISLLENKSKVVLTSRDREVCNSMDVDKMILMKKLSEEDGWVLFCRGAFRASADQNIDSEIEPFAKGIAKECKGHPLAIKTLARTMPKLDKSTPSQWKYILDELKAIDPQFYRIHEEILRELFSPLKRSYDALETDELKLCFLYVAAYREDEEIDADQLIQLWLAEGLVKSREQGRHSFLKILADRCLVEIEVKEENGLDIWKVKIHDVLRDMAVQIAEVDRNILFRAGQSLTGIPDSARATSVRISLMHNHIRYLPQNFQCTELVTLLLSWNTVEEIPEGFLEKLNMLKVLDLSNTPIKSLPKSIKQLQNLLYLQLSNTQIKVIPHQTFELSRLQFLDLSFSHLKNIPSVINKLKFLRILKLAHCYDLELVSPDISQLTSLEDLDLWKSTMFAYSREVRIGGELREASLQDICKLHNLKRLRLSLKSPIEEKTVGNLVELQELWLVWMPQVHQTNLPTDMRAMHNLERLHLYDCHNEGTPDLFSGLKNLKYLKLNSSQILLNLSGLGLGILSNLKEIEIEKCLQLKQLGDEFGREGCFPKLRKLKLWMLPSLESLCSSVEQGALPMLQTLTLFRCMKVKVLPLGLHNIKSLIQIKAEKEWWNEISWKNEEMKIHLHTKYAEIVEVHENYHV